Within Triticum dicoccoides isolate Atlit2015 ecotype Zavitan chromosome 1B, WEW_v2.0, whole genome shotgun sequence, the genomic segment tttttggagaattttttttgcACCATAACacacaagatgggccgaagaagtaccagaggggaggcccgaggtggggacaacccaccagggcacgcccaggagcccaggcgtgcctagggggttgtgcccccctcggtgacctcccacaccgcctcttcgccctataaataaccacatattctagaaaccctaggggagtcaaaaaacaattccagccgccgcaagttccagaaccacgagatccaatctagacaccatcacggaggggttcatcatcctcattggtgcctctctgatgatgcgtgtgtAGTTcagcatagacctacgggtccgtaggcagtagctagatggcttcctctctctcttttgattctcaatacaatgatctcttggagatctttgatgtaactcctttttgtggtgtgtttgttgggatgtgatgaactttgagtttatgatcagatctatatccatgaatattatttgagccttcttttgatctcttatatgcatgattatttatagtctcgtatttcttcttcgaatctttggtttagttaggccaactagattgatttttcttgccataggaagaggtgctttgtgatgggttcgatcgtgcggtgttctttcccagtgacagaaggggcagcaagatacgcatgtattgttgctattaaggataacaagatgggggctattcctacatgaacagATCTCATCTAcagcatgtcatcattcttattgcattactccgtttctccatgaacttaatacactagatacatgctggatagcggttgatgtgtggagtaatagtagtagacaggcaggagtcggtctactaatctcggacgtgatgcctatatattgatcataacCTGGATATCGTgataattattcgatcttctataaattgcccaacagtaatttgtttacccaccgtgtgctattttcttgagagaagccactagtcaaatctacgacccccgggtctagtcttcatcatatttgctttgagatctatttttatttgcttttgttttcatatctataaaaacccaaaaataccttgctgcacttttttattacttattttatttcgcATTTTATCgaaatctatttatccaatctacacaatttttatcccgtcaacttgataatttctagcaccgttacccgtaagagggattgacaacccctcataatCGTCGGGTTGCAAGAATTTGTTCTTTATGTGCATGTAccctttacatagtgttgcttggttctcctactggattgataccttggtttcataactgagggagatACCTACCGTAgccgtgctacatcatcccttcctctttggggacatACCGATGTAGTTTAAGAGACATCACTCCGttacgtggaaggttgggtttcccaacAGCAGTGACAGTAATAGAAGCCGAGCGACAAAGAAGAAACATGATGTAGACCGGCTGCAGAAGGTAGAAGAAATAGTAGCGTAGCAGCAGAAGAAAATAGAGGCACTTACCAGCCAGCGAGCTACCAGCCGATCATCTCAGCGGCACAAAGATCCTTCATTTGATACTGCCCAcggagctaccccaccatctcagcaaaAAAGCAACATGGCTTCCACAGAGCTCGTTCGGCCTAATATCACGTCTCCTCGCTACCCTGTGGATGATATCACGCAGAGGGAACATTGTGATCTACATCCGAAATGCATGAACATATCCGTGAAGGTGGAGGTCGGCTATGCCTTACCTTGTGTACCTGATGGGACCTACCATTGCTCTTCGATTCCATATGGCTATGATTTTGTCGGGGTGGACGAAGTTATCAACGGATTTGAGCAACTAGAGCTTGAGTACCCAACAAGTGAAGGGGAGACTCATCTGGGAGATGCCAGAAGGATTACCATTCTATGGAGAAAGGAACACATCGTGTTTCCACATTGGacgccgagtcagcagactccgccAGAGGAGGCCCCTCAGTAGAACCCTCATAGTCCAACTCTATCTCCACTGCCTCAGCCATCTCCGCCGCGTCAACACACTCTGTCGCCTCAGCTGTCTCCACCGCGTCAGCACACTCTGCCAGAGGAGGCCCCTCAACAGAATCTGCTGCGTCAGCTGAATCCGcctccttcgccgcctcagcaCCGGCGGAAGAGAACCGCTACCGCTCTGGAGGCTAGTACAACTACAAAGAAATCCAGAGCAGGTACAATAAGCGTCAAGGAGGCTCCTGCCAAGTTACCATACGAACcgagtgatgaggaagaagagagTGGATGCCGATGTGAAACGCCAGCTTGCACCGAAACGGCCCGAGCCAAAGGAGAAAATAGATCCGGCAACACTGCCTCCACTGCTATCAAACTATGACCACTCTATTATCAAGTCACATAAAGCACAACAGTGGTCGGGAAGTAACAGTAGTGCAAGGGGGAAAACAATTCCCCAGCTTGGCGAACAAAAAAACCAATCGTGCCCCCACTCAAGGTGTTTACCGATATCGCTAATGATCCGGGGGTAGTGGCCGCTGATCTTGGTTTCACTCTTGGTGATTACTTAGGCGAGGAGGTACAATTCCCCATGGTTGAGTTAGCCTTTAGATACGAgcatgggaagcctctcgtcagaccTGAGGAGCCCCTGCATCTACCAACACAAATGCAAAGATTTCATGAGTGGTACATGGAAGCCTCAAAGGAAGGGAGCAACATGATCTACGTGGGAATTAGAGATGAGCATTGCTTCAATGGAGTCAAGTTGATTTACGTTGAATTTGAAGAATTATTTCAATTATACAATCAAGATGCCCTCGACAAAACTATCGTCAGTTGCTCAGCTCGTTCATTGCATGTAtagttatcctcactatattatgcagattgaacatTCTCGAATCCAAAAGaggacaaatctatgacattgggttcattaacccaaataccaTAAACGAATATACGCTAGCACACAATGCCGAGGATACAGAGAAAAACTTGCTAAAAGTGTTAATAGGACAAAAAACTAGAAGGGAAAtaccttcaagtgagtgttactgtcttgtgcacattttgtttcgcttactcgaggttaagtgtaattgatgagttatgtgtGCGCAGGTACCACTTTATTCTGCTAGTCATTCATCTTGATGCAGGAGTAGTAATTGCGATGGACTCGAGAGATAAAGACCCTAAGGAGTGGGCGGTCATgagtaaaatgctcgagaagtaagttcaatcattgTTGCACTATATCGGCAACTTTcactcatttcctgatatcaagtaattaataGCTCctctattcattttctttgtcgggcaGGTTTGGAAAGAATTCACCAAGCAAGCTAGGGGTGAACGGAAAAGGAGCTGCGATTTTGACACCCCGATGTAAGTTGTACTAGCTAGTTCCCCGCATCTCTCAttgattctagtttcaataccattatcatgcttgattattattttgattgaactctattcttgtaaagtgcttgaagcaggaagccgggaataatttatgtggatactacatctgcgagttcaTTCGCCAGACGACCTGTGAGAAGGGCAAATATTTACAACAACTtgaagtacgtaaacaatattCACTATTTTcttttattaccatcaattgtgttgaggtcattcatatatatatataattagatCAAATGGAAGTGGGACGAACTTCTACAAaaggatcgcatacgagcaattcaagaggaattggcgggattctttcttgaagaTGTCATATCTAAAGACAGAGAATACCATCGTGATTTGAAAtgtgattttggtaattagatATTAGGGATCGTAAGATATGTTAcattgtatatatgtagtagcaTGGAATAGATATACGAAAGCTTGTTGttcgaccaagcatggagaaagagaggtcacttctctctatatattcATGACGATTTGTGTAATGGTTTCTTCATTGCTATATGTAGTAGCTATACCGTCGAGTTGAAtggaaaacataaaataaaaagggaaacccTAAATGTAAAAGAATTGAATGGTAAACATAAAATAAAGGGGGGGAaacaatatgaaacccctaaacaCTCAACCCAGCCTTTTAGTCTTGccttttagtcccgattggtgttaccaaccgggactaaaggtcctcctgcctggccGCCCTACAGCGGCAACgtggagcccctttagtcccggttcgtaacacaACCAGGACTAAAAGTTGGGGCTTTTGTCCTGATTTCTTAGTCTCGGTTgcacaaccgggactaaaggccctctgtaACCGAGACTAATGCCttattttctactagtgtcaggCCGTGGACTCCGGCTAGAAAAAGCTGAACATGGGAGACGATGGCGCCTTTTATCGCATGTGGGCCAGTCCATGCACCATGTCTTACTCTTCCTTGGCGGCAACCATAGTTTCATTTCCTAGGGCTCTAGGCCGCCAGGCATGGACACGGTAGGGAATAAAAAGAACTTGGAGGACGGGCGTTGGTAAATATTAGACTAGGTTAGGGTCCGTACGCTTTTGTTTAATGAAATATATCAAAAGTGTAATGGTTGTGGTCCAGTATAAATGAAAACCATCCAGTTTTGCACGAAATACGCCCGCTTAGCTCAAATCCGGGTTGAAATGTATGCGAACACGGTTCAATGGCCGGCTGCCGCATCATTATTCGGACGGATATTGTGTCTGTTTTAGGGGTCCGCGTTGTGATGCCTTGGATGGTACTTGAGCTCGGGAGTACACTGTCCTGGCTCATTTCCATTCTTTGAAAGTTATAAAAAAAATCACACAAATTATGAGCAGGTTTATTTGTCCGCTCAAATTTTTTGGTAACCAACCGCTTACTGGAATTCCCGGTGGCTCTCGGAAAATACTCCTGTTGTTCGAAAAAATTAAACGTATTTTAATTTAAACGTCCAAAGGGATCTTAAATACGGTCGCATACATAGCCGAATCCCTGACTTGATGGAATGGCGCTATGCTACCACGTTGTCGCGGGACCGTCTCCCTTGTTCACAATGTTGGTTTAGCGTTTTTACGCCAAAAATTGTTGAATTCAAAACAATTTGGAATTTTATTTTTTTGCACAAAGAAAGCTGGTATTTCTGAGATTTTCTGAAAACCGGTTCTTCCGGACCATCCCAGAAAAAGCCGGTATCCGAAAATGGAAAAAAAAAACTTGCATACCGAATATACCTGGATAGATTGGATGGAACGTGCAACCACCAAACAGCCTTCTTGACTTGAATATCCGCACCCACACACATGGCACGGACCATATCTCCACCTCAGCTGCTCCCACCGCTCGGGGTCAATGTCGCTTCCGATCTGCAAACTCTGCTCCTCCCCCGCGTAGTAGCAGACAGGAGACGATAGGGAGGAGACGCCTCTTTCTCTTCGCCGGCCAAATCGAGCTAGCTAGCCGGGCGGCGGAGGGATGAGGGAGGCGGAAGCTTCGGCGTCGACGCGGCGCCGGACCCTGGTGCTGGTGAACCTGACGTCGATGCTGGAGAAGGCGGACGAGGTGCTGctgccggcggtgtaccgggaggtGGGCGCCGCGCTGGCCGTCTCCCCCACGGCGCTCGGCTCCCTCACCCTCTGCCGCGCGCTCGTCCAGGCCCTCTCCTTCCCGCTCGCCGCCTACGCCTCCGCGCGCCACGAccgcgccaaagtcgtcgccgtcgGCGCCTTCCTCTgggccgccgccaccttcctcgtcGCCATCTCCCGCACCTACCTCCAGGTCAGCACTCCAGGATTTCAGTTTTGGGCGCACCTACCACCGATGGAGGTTATCCCCTCTGTTTTCTGTGAAATGAAATTAAGCTGCCATGACCGGTGCAGTCAACTTTGTATTGTACATGTCTCTCTTGCGAGCTGCGAATTGCGATGACGTCGCCAGCCAACGATTTGCGCCATTGGTGTCCGCAAGGAGGGAAGTGAATTGAATGAAACTAATTTGTGGTGCGCAGATGGCCATCTCGCGGGGGCTGAACGGCATCGGCCTCGCGCTGGTCATTCCGGCCATCAACTCGCTGGTCGCCGACTACACGGACGACCACACCAGGGGCGCCGCCTTCGGGTGGCTGCAGATGACCTGCAACCTCGGGTCCATCGTGGGGGGCTCCTTCGGCGTGCTCCTCGCGCCGGTCACCTTCCTCGGCGTCCCCGGCTGGCGGCTCGCGTTCCACATCGTGGGCGCCATCAGCGTCGCGCTGGGCCTTCTCATGtggctcctcgccgccgacccgcaCTCCAAGTCCAAGAACGCGGCGTCGGCGAGGGAGGAGGCCCGGGAGCTGCTCCGGGACGCCAGGGCCGTCATCGCGGTGCCCACGTTCCAGGTCATCGTCGCGCAGGGGGTCGCCGGCCTCATCGCCTGGTCGGGGCTCAACTTCGCCACCATGTGGCTGGAGCTCATGGGGTTCACGCACTGGGAGACCAGCATCATCACGGGGCTCTACCTCTTCGCCACCGCCCTCGGCGCGCTCTTCGGGGGCGTCGTCGGCGACGCCGTCTCGCGCCGGTTCCCAGACGCCGGGAGAATCGCGCTGGCGCAGATCAGCTCCGCGTCCGCGCTCCCGCTCGGCGCCGTCCTGCTGCTCGGCTTGCCCAACGACCCGTCCACCGGCGTGGCGCACGCGGCCGTGTTCTTCGTCATGGGGTTCGCCATTTCCTGGAACGCCGCGTCCACCAACAAGTCAGAAACCGTTTCTTCCCCAACCAATCAATCCTGCAACAACAAACATCATCTCACTCCAAATTAATGGATTGTCTGCAGCCCGATCTTCGCGGAGATCGTGCCGGCGAAGGCGAGGACGACGGTGTACGCGCTGGACAAGTGCTTCGAGTCGGTGTTCGCCTCCTTCGCGCCGCCGGTGGTGGGCATCCTGGCGGAGCGCGTGTTCGGGTACAAGCCGGTGTCTTCCGAGTCGAGCGTGGACATGGACAGAGGGAACGCGGCTGCATTGGCCAAGGCCATGTACGTGGAGCTGGCGGTGCCCATGGCCATCTGCTCTTTGACCTATGGCCTCCTGTACTGCACTTACCCCCGGGACAGAGACACCGTGAACCTCATGGCAGCAGACGAAGACGATGACAGTGAATCAAGTGCGGTTCGTGCCCACCAAGACGAAGAATCCCCTGTCGGTTCCTTAACCCAGAGACTGATACCCACGACCACGACAGACTAGCACTTTACAGGTTTTGCATTTTCAAATCGGTTTCGGGTTCTCGGACCATTGAACAACTCTGCACGACTGGAACTTTTATTTCATTATTTATATGGGTCTGTCTATGTCACATCTAAATGTGATGTCACATCTAGAAACTGCCCTCGTTGACAAACAAAACAAACTGTTTGCTCCCGATCCCTCccatcccaccctccctccctccaTGTGGACTTGTTtgtatgttttttttttttttNNNNNNNNNNNNNNNNNNNNNNNNNNNNNNNNNNNNNNNNNNNNNNNNNNNNNNNNNNNNNNNNNNNNNNNNNNNNNNNNNNNNNNNNNNNNNNNNNNNNNNNNNNNNNNNNNNNNNNNNNNNNNNNNNNNNNNNNNNNNNNNNNNNNNNNNNNNNNNNNNNNNNNNNNNNNNNNNNNNNNNGGACTTGTTTGTATGTTTTGGCTTGTATAGTTTTGTCCCTCCCACCCAGCCCTATTACCCGCCTCCTGGGCTTCGTTTGTTGgactttttttttgccttttttttgtTTGACAGATGTAAAGGACTAGCTTTGCTTGTCCGCAGAAAACACTTACTTGCTTGTAGAATGAGTTTTGGTGGCAGGGAAAATAAAAACTAGACAGAGTTTATGCAGGTTTTGTTCGTACTTTACAAACAGAGGGAATCACAGTGTATTGACAAAGAATCACAGTGTACAATCTTAAATTTCTCCTCCAAACGAGAAACAAACAGAGGCTGGTCTTGTACAACCTTATAGATACTTTTGACCTCTCTTTTTTCCATCTTTTTATGGGAGAAACAAACAGAGGCTGGTGTCTAGGAAAAACGCACATCAGTTGGCTGGCATCAGTCCAGGATCTATTGTCTTGTTCTCTCAATCAAAGAAACAAGGCTAAAGACAGAGTATATGTGTAAGAGCAGACAAACACAATTTTGGTGCTATGCCAATTAATAAGTACAAGTCAGTGTATTATAGTGTAGGGAAATTTGATTTAGTTTCATAAACTGGTCAGGCAATAAAGTCTGAAAAATGACTGTCTTTTGCATTGTTGAGAGGGGAATTTATCAGAATGGGCGAAATGCATGATGACAAAAACAAAGGAACCCGGTTGCAAGTCCAGGGTCCACTTGCAAGTGGCATCAAACAAAAAGacccagttgcaagtcgagggtcCACTTGCAAGTGGTACGAAAACAGAAGACTCAATTGCAAGTCGAGGGTCCACTTGCAAGTGGCATGAAAAACAAAGGAACCCGGTTGCAAGTCGAGGGGCCACTTGCAAGTGTCATCAAAAGAATAAGACCTCGTTGCATGTCAAGGGTCCACATGCAAGTGGCATTGAAANNNNNNNNNNNNNNNNNNNNNNNNNNNNNNNNNNNNNNNNNNNNNNNNNNNNNNNNNNNNNNNNNNNNNNNNNNNNNNNNNNNNNNNNNNNNNNNNNNNNNNNNNNNNNNNNNNNNNNNNNNNNNNNNNNNNNNNNNNNNNNNNNNNNNNNNNNNNNNNNNNNNNNNNNNNNNNNNNNNNNNNNNNNNNNNNNNNNNNNNNNNNNNNNNNNNNNNNNNNNNNNNNNNNNNNNNNNNNNNNNNNNNNNNNNNNNNNNNNNNNNNNNNNNNNNNNNNNNNNNNNNNNNNNNNNNNNNNNNNNNNNNNNNNNNNNNNNNNNNNNNNNNNNNNNNNNNNNNNNNNNNNNNNNNNNNNNNNNNNNNNNNNNNNNNNNNNNNNNNNNNNNNNNNNNNNNNNNNNNNNNNNNNNNNNNNNNNNNNNNNNNNNNNNNNNNNNNNNNNNNNNNNNNNNNNNNNNNNNNNNNNNNNNNNNNNNNNNNNNNNNNNNNNNNNNNNNNNNNNNNNNNNNNNNNNNNNNNNNNNNNNNNNNNNNNNNNNNNNNNNNNNNNNNNNNNNNNNNNNNNNNNNNNNNNNNNNNNNNNNNNNNNNNNNNNNNNNNNNNNNNNNNNNNNNNNNNNNNNNNNNNNNNNNNNNNNNNNNNNNNNNNNNNNNNNNNNNNNNNNNNNNNNNNNNNNNNNNNNNNNNNNNNNNNNNNNNNNNNNNNNNNNNNNNNNNNNNNNNNNNNNNNNNNNNNNNNTCCACTTGCAATTGGCATGAAACAAGGAACCTGGTTGCAAAGTCGAGTGGTCGAGTTGCAAGTGGCATCAAACATAAAAGACCCAGTTGCAAATTCGAGTGGTCGTCTTGCAAGTGGCATCAAACAAGAAGACCCAATTGCAAGTTGAGGGTCGACTTGCAAGCGGCATCAAGCAAAAAAGACCCAGATGCAAGTCGAGTGTCCACTTGCAAGTGGCACGAAAAACAAAAGACCCAGTTTCAAGTCGAGGCTCAACTTGCAAGCGGGCATAAAAAAAGATGCAGTTGCAAGTCGAGGGTCCACTTGCAAGTGGCATTGAACAAAAAGAcctagttgcaagtcgagggtCAACTTGCAAGTGGCATCAAAAAAAAGACACAGTTGGAAGTCAAGGGTCCATTTGCATGTGGCATGAAAACAGAAGACCTAGTTGCAAGTCAAGGGTCCACTTGCAAGTGGTATGAAAGGATAAGTCCTACTTGTATGTCGAGGGGCGACTTGCAAGAGGCATCAAACAAAAGACCCAGTTGCACGTCGAGGGTCCACTTGCAAGTGGAATGAAACAAGGAACCTGTTACAAGTCGAGGGTCGACTTGCAAACTAGCATAAAAAATAAAAGACTCGGTTACAAGTTGAGGGGTCGACTTGCAACTGGCATCAAACAAGAAGacccagttgcaagtcgagggtcGACTTGCAAGTGGCATCAAACAAAAGACACCAGTTGCAAGTCGAGGCTCGACTTGCAAGTGGCATCAAACAAAAAGATCCAGTTGCAAGTCGAGGCTGACTTGCATGTGGCACGAAAACAGAAGGCCCAGATGCAAGTCGAGGGTCGACTTGCATGGGACATCAAACAAAAAGGACCTAGTTGCAAGTCAAGGGTCCACTTGCAAGTCGCATGAAAAACAAAGAAACCCAGTTGCAAGTTGAGGGTAGACTTGCAAGTGGCATAAGACAAAAAGACCCAGTTGCAAAGTCGAGGTCGACTTGCAAGTGGCATCAAACAAAAAGACCCAGTTACAAGTCGAGGGTCAATTTGCAAGTGGCATCAAACAAAAAGTTTACCGCAAAGGTTTCGTCAACATCACGAAAAAACATGCCAAACCTCTCACCATTGTCCACCTCGCAATGAGCAAAACAAACTGGGCACACCATCGTGAATCATAGCAAAAAAAaagatcaacatagagcaagactgTAACTGATGATGCTCATACTGATACTTACACTAATGATACTGTTGAAACCAGTAACTAGTAACTATGGAAAACTGTCAAAAGTACTTCTGGCAAAACTGTCGAAAACTAGCAACTAGAAACTAGAAACTAGAGATTAGTAACAAACAAACAGGGTACAAAAAATATAAGCATAAGCTAGGAGTGTATTACACAACTGGTATTCAATTGTGCATACCATCTTTAACATCTAGAGAAAAAAAAAGCAATCGCGAAGACatgtaaaagaaaattaaaaaacaaACCGAAAAATGATTGTAACACTAGGGGAAAAAGGACAAAAAACATGGCAGAAACTTTACTATGAAGGTTTCGTCAGCATCGCAAACATACATGTCGAAGCTCTGACCATTGTCACTCTGACAATGCGAAAAGCAAACCGGGCGAAGGTTCCTGGTCaagcaacaaaagaaaaaaatgtggTGTCATAATACAATTGTCccaattaaacataaaaaaataaaTTATACTCCTGGGGGGATGCTACCATCCCTTACCATCAAAACACTACAATTAAAAAGTGAATTCGACCAACAACTATAAAAGAAATACAACATGCTTGTGTGCAGATTACTACACTGATTTTTTTAATAGAAAACTATAGTATCAGCAAAAAATCTGCTAGAACTATATAAACAACTCCACTTATCCTATTTCAAAACAGTCAGAAAAAAGacccaaaaaatgaaaaaatagaaccatttataaatgaagcatgagcggCAGAAAAATCAAGAACATACATCAAAACAACATGTAAATCTGCTGGTTGAACACTAAAAAAAGACTATGGCAGAACTGTCGGCAAAACAAATTGCTTAATTTCAAAACTAAAGTTGATCCTCTCAGATAATCAAAATTGTAGACCTCTAGTATGGAAGAAATATTACAGCAAGCAAGCAGCTCACACACAAAAGACAGATGCAAAAATACTGGCTAGTCTCATGGCATGAACTACAAGCATATTTTTGTACAAAAAAAACACGACACTGAAAAGCCTTCTAGAACTACATCAAACAACAAcactgaaaacttcatgaactacaGACAACACAGTACACTCAACCTACATCAACGCATACATATACTCGCCTACTTCAACACTACACTGAACCTAAGTGGCCTCCCTTGCCTGACTTACTGTACTCTGCTTATCCTGTTTCCCCATGGCTGACTCTGACTACCACCAGGAATACTAACCCCTCTACTGTACTTGAGGCCATTAGTAGATACAATACAACTAGTAACTAGAAAAAATAGTCCGGACACGTTTATATTATAGGCACAGAAAGTTCAGCACTTGCTTGTTTTGGCTGTACCAGATCTAGAGACACTTGAATAGCAGGCAGTTTTGTATTCTAGGCACGCAAAGTTGCACAAAACACATCACTCTAGTACATCAGAAAATGCACCATTAAAAAATAGGGAAGATTCAAATCTAACAAACTGATACTTTTTGTGGATTATATGAGAAATCACCAACATGTGCCTACTACCGTTGTCAGCCTACCTAGGCATGCATCCACAAAAAAAACATTCAAAAACAGCTTACCACTATCTTCACAACGATTTAGACTCGtattaaaaggaaaaaaaaggcagCAGTTGCAAGTCGAGGATTGNNNNNNNNNNNNNNNNNNNNNNNNNNNNNNNNNNNNNNNNNNNNNNNNNNNNNNNNNNNNNNNNNNNNNNNNNNNNNNNNNNNNNNNNNNNNNNNNNNNNNNNNNNNNNNNNNNNNNNNNNNNNNNNNNNNNNNNNNNNNNNNNNNNNNNNNNNNNNNNNNNNNNNNNNNNNNNNNNNNNNNCCCCTCGAGTTGCATGGGATGTTCTGCTGACaccaaaacaaaaagaaaaacgtCAAACAATTAGTAAGAATGCTTTATATTGAAAAAAGGGAGGGAAAACATTGCGACAAAAAAGTTacaggaaaaaaaacaaaaatactGCTAAATCTTCAGAGCCGCCGCGGATGAATATGCCAAAGCTCTGCTGGTCGTCATTCTCGCAATATGAATGGTAGAGTGGGCACACCATCCTGCAtggtaaaaagaaaaaaatgaccTTGGGACATTTTCCCACATTCAGTTTGCATGCAGAAACCCACAAAAAACTTTGAATTATAGCAGTACCGTAAAAACGACAAAATCGTAGACTCACAAAACTACCCCAGCAAAATTCATAACATGATACCACATATTTCGATATATTTGTGAAGCAAAGGGAATATAATGAACACCATCCCTGTCAAAACAGAAAGAGAGCAACAATGTATGGCCCACATTACTTCTAAAAACATGCTGACACAAACTGATTAAAGTTCAGAAAGTGCACCATTTGTACTAAAAAAACACACCATTTCCTACCCAGctcagaaaaaacaaaaagaagtgTTCACTACAGTACAGAACTACATTCTATCAGTCAAAAAGTActtaaagaaaaaaaggaaaaagaaaaaaaatactagtTCAGAAATACAATCTCACCAGATCTGAACTACAGTCCATTCAATTCATGTTCAACACACAGGACAAAGAAAATTCAGACACAGGGGTGACATAGCACTGATTACTACTTCTACCTTTGAGATGCTTGAatacatatgttcaaacaaaaaaaCCTATTGGGATCCTATTCTACACACCATCTTCATCCAAAGAAAAGCAAAATACATATGTATTGTGGAGATCAGCCTGGACTAACTGAACTTTATTGTTCAGGAAAACCAGATTATGTATCTCTATTTGGTGACCCCCT encodes:
- the LOC119349376 gene encoding MFS-type efflux pump MSMEG_3705-like → MREAEASASTRRRTLVLVNLTSMLEKADEVLLPAVYREVGAALAVSPTALGSLTLCRALVQALSFPLAAYASARHDRAKVVAVGAFLWAAATFLVAISRTYLQMAISRGLNGIGLALVIPAINSLVADYTDDHTRGAAFGWLQMTCNLGSIVGGSFGVLLAPVTFLGVPGWRLAFHIVGAISVALGLLMWLLAADPHSKSKNAASAREEARELLRDARAVIAVPTFQVIVAQGVAGLIAWSGLNFATMWLELMGFTHWETSIITGLYLFATALGALFGGVVGDAVSRRFPDAGRIALAQISSASALPLGAVLLLGLPNDPSTGVAHAAVFFVMGFAISWNAASTNNPIFAEIVPAKARTTVYALDKCFESVFASFAPPVVGILAERVFGYKPVSSESSVDMDRGNAAALAKAMYVELAVPMAICSLTYGLLYCTYPRDRDTVNLMAADEDDDSESSAVRAHQDEESPVGSLTQRLIPTTTTD